The DNA window AACAGTGGACGGTTTCGGCAACCACTTTATATTCCAAGGGTAAAAACACGCCGCTTCTTGGTTCGACCTTGAAAGGGCGGGTAAAAACCCATTTCATTGCGGGTAAAAAAATTGTATAGATAGAGTTCTTGACCAGCCGAATTCGACTCATGGAGCGGTTTCGGAGGGCAGATGATGCCCTTTGGCAAGGGGTTACAACATATCAAAGAGAGGCCGTCCCCGAGCGTTTGCTTGCGGGTAGCCGGGCAAGGAGAAATATGAGTCAGCCTTTCAAAGATGCTGTCGGCTTTTGTAAAACCATTATGCGCAACGGCTATGACGCATATGTTATTAACGTACGGCTTCAGGCGCTCACTCTGGACGAGACGGGCAACGAACAGGAACTCGACATCTGCACTGAAGCGGGTCTTGATGAACTGAAGAAATATTTCCCCAATATGGAAGATTCTGCGGACAAGGGCATTCTGGGAACCCTCAAAGAGGGGGGCGTGACCTATTATTTCTATCCCGCTTCCGTGGAAGAGGCTGCCTATACAGACGAAGCCGTGTCCACCATGACGCCGCGTCTGTTGAAGCGGCTTGAGCAGCGCGGTGACATCCCCTTGTCCGCCGTCTGCCCCTTCATCCCCCGAGCCAAGGATTTGTATGCCGACTTCGCCGATTTTTCCGAAGGCCAGATCCGCTTCAAGGGGGTGCCGGACCAGGCGTTGAAGAAGGATTATGCCCTGGCCTATCGCGCCATGCGCTTTGCCGCCAACTTCGACAAGGAAATCGAGGCTAATTCCTGGGTCGCCATCGTGCGCAATGCCCGGCGCGTGCTCGACTATGTGCCCATGTCCGACTTTCTGGACGAGTGGCGCAAGGTCGAGGCCGAGTCCATGCACAAGTTCTTTCAGCTGCTCTTCGATTCCATGCTGCTGCACGGCCTGATCCCGGAGATCGCCTCCCTGTCCCGCGTTACCCAGATCAAGAATCCGGAAGAGGACACCACGGAAACGGTTCTGGAGCACACCCTGGACGTGATGAAGGCCTACCCCGAAGAACTGCCCTATGATTGGTTCGGCACCGTGGCCTGCCTGTTTCACGACATCGGCAAACTCTACACCGCCGAATTCTACGATGAGAAATGGAATTTCCTCCAGCACCACCGTGTGGGTGCCAAGGTCACACGCAAGGTGTTGAAAAGGTTGCGTTTCGAGGAGCAGGACATCGACCTGATCTGCGAGCTCGTCCAGAACCACATGCGTCCGCACTTCATGCTCACCGACAAGGGTATTCGCCGGT is part of the Pseudodesulfovibrio sp. S3 genome and encodes:
- a CDS encoding HD domain-containing protein, coding for MSQPFKDAVGFCKTIMRNGYDAYVINVRLQALTLDETGNEQELDICTEAGLDELKKYFPNMEDSADKGILGTLKEGGVTYYFYPASVEEAAYTDEAVSTMTPRLLKRLEQRGDIPLSAVCPFIPRAKDLYADFADFSEGQIRFKGVPDQALKKDYALAYRAMRFAANFDKEIEANSWVAIVRNARRVLDYVPMSDFLDEWRKVEAESMHKFFQLLFDSMLLHGLIPEIASLSRVTQIKNPEEDTTETVLEHTLDVMKAYPEELPYDWFGTVACLFHDIGKLYTAEFYDEKWNFLQHHRVGAKVTRKVLKRLRFEEQDIDLICELVQNHMRPHFMLTDKGIRRLRSLDEYPRIMEMVRADIKARDGSWREFNHNLKMAERADIPDLELEPLLDGNRIMELAKLKPGPAIGKIRDRLLEAQVRDDVKTVEDAEAFVLNYIEEHRMY